The stretch of DNA GCTGCCTATGAGCAGTTTAGCGCACCATCACACCCAATCTGGGCTGTAATTGACCCAGGGGCTTTTGCTCAGATTAAAGCCGTTGTTTTTAATGACAAGTACCCCATTCGGCGAAAAACGCGTTATAACTGGCTACTGAGCCGGACAATCTACGCGGCCCTCTGGCTGAATTCACTGCGCTAAACGGGTTTTGCAGGCGGAACAAGCAGCCGATACAACGACCGAAACCCACGCCCGATGACCGACAAAAAGCCGAGTTCTTTGGGCACGTAAACCATACGATTGCCGACCAGAAAAGTGCTGGGTACAAAAATCCGGCTCACAACGAACGTGCGTAGGGCGCGCAGTTGCCGGGTGAAGCGGGTTTGCGCATTCAGAAAAAAAAATAGTTTGACAAGTACAAGACGGCTAAGCGATACCGGCGGATTGTCCCATCGGCGTTCGCAGGCGGTTGCCATGACCTGTATACGTTCGTGTCGAACATCGGTTAGCAGGGCGTCGGGCAGCGTGAGCGACCAATAGCGTTGGCAGAGGTTTAGCCCAGTCAGAAATACGCGGTCAATGTCGTGTTGGCGTAGTTCGTTCAGGAGCCAAAACCAGTTGAGATCGGTTTTCTGAAGCAGAAAATACAGATCGTTCAGATAAAAAATATGCTGCCAGACGTTGTTGACGCCGTGATGAACCACCAGCAACACGATTTGCTGTTCGATGAGCAGAGCCGGGTCGCGGCATAAATCAGGCAACTTGAACAGATGGTAATGATGGTCAATATGTGCAACGCCCCAGTGCAGATCGATGTCGAACTGACTACCCGCTGAAAACGGCTTGAACAAACTCATCTCCCACCAATCAGTCAGCACGGATCGGGGGCTTCGTTGCCAGTATAGGCTTTGTTTCCGGTTCAGATGGTAGCCTTCCTGCCGGAGTAATGTCACGCACCGAATTACATCGTCGTGGTTGATTACCAAATCCAGATCGCCGGTTGGGCGCAGGCTGCTTTCGGGATACACGTCGTGGGCCAGAAAGATGCCTTTCAGCGGCCAATGGTCAATACCGTGAGCGTTGAAAAATTGCTTAACAGTTTGATAATGATGGTGTTTTAACAAATTGTCGGCGGCAATTACCCGGCACTCGTTATGCAGTTTCCCGACTATCTCAGCCGGAATGTCAGATTCGGACCGGAGCCAGTAGTACAGAAAGGGGGTAAGTCTGTGGCGTTCGGCTAACGCAATCACACGCGGCCAATCGAGCGACTCGGTTTGGATGAACCGGCGAATTTGAGTGGCCCGCTCCGTCGATTCGCCGAACGCGCAGGTCAATAGCAGCAATTGAAGTTCGGGCGTGGGCTTCATAGCGTTGCAGGCAGGCCGCGAACAAAAGCCAGCAAACGGTCGAAGTTTTCGGGACGACTCAATGTTGCTACCCGAACTGTTCGTGCCAATTGTACGCTCTGTTCAAAATACCGACGTAGTGCTTCACCCTGTAGCATCGCGTCGGCCAGCGGAAAATGCCCAAGCAGGCCAACCGGAACCTGACTTGGTGCCAAAAGCTGTGGCTCACTGCGGCCCGAATCCGGCGGCTGTAGCACAAAAATATGCGACAGCGGCACTGCCGAACTCGCAAACGCCAGCGACTCCTGCCAGGCATATTTGTTAACACCCTCGCGCACGGGCGTCAGATGCGTTTTCGCTACCTGAAGGCCATTGACGGTGGTTTCCCAGATTTTCAGTTGTGGGAAGGCAGGAATAAGCCAGGGTTTTCCGGCTGCATCGATATGAATACAAACCAGATCGTCGCTGATGAGTGCATGGCCCTGCTGAGCGAAGGCAGCCGCCGTTGTGGATTTACCCGCGCCGGGTTCGCCGATGAAAACAACCCCCTGCCCACTCAGATTCACCGCGCTGCCGTGCAGTAGGAAATTGCCTCGCTGAAACAGGATTAACCCAATGGCTTCGCTGAGCGTAAACAGCGCTATCCAGTCGGGGTCATCTGCGTTGGCATCAACGAGTAATTCGCGGCCATCGAGTGCCATAAATGAGAGCGATGGCGGCCAGAACAACCACAGCCGGTCAGGGCCGTCCTGAGCAAACCGGGCCTGCATACCAGCCCGGTAAATTTTAGTTGGTTCCGATGCCGGACCGGGTGTAATCGGGGCATACCGAACAAACAGATCAGCCGGAGCGGGCGAAATTTGCGCAAGCGGGGACAGTACAACTTCCGAATCGATTGTCAGGCCATAAGCGGAATAAAAATGCCTGATTACGTCCATGTCAGAATCGGCGTAAATGCCTGATCGCTTTGTTCGCCTATAATAATTTGCTGGTTATGTTCAACCCACGCATGGGCCGTAAACTGCCCGGTCTCACTTTTGTGAACCCCGATTTTAAGTTCGATAGCCGGATGAGATCTCAGCAACCAACGCACACTCAGTGCCTGCACCAGACACGTAAAACCGAATGGTACGCGTCGGCTAACAACCTGCACCGCCCACACAACCTCGTTAAGCTGCCCGACCGATGGTTTGTTAGTTCGAACCGTCGAATGCGGAGTGATGAAGTAACGGAAAGGGAAAACAAACAGCGCGGACTTGTAAGCCAGCAACACGGAGAAGGCTTTAACTAAAAGCCCTGCTTTGCGCCAGCCGATGGCCCGGAGTTTAAACCAGTTCGATGATCTCTTCACGAAGCAGATCGTCTAAAAACGTTGTCAGTTCGTTGCCGCATATGGCAGGCTCAACGTCAAATTCTGCGAGCATCCGGGTTTCTAATTCGCCAACGCTGACTGGCTGCTGGTTTTGTAGCAAACTCCAGATAAAGCTGCCTGTTTCATTGAGTTCGTAGTACGTACCAGCTTCGTAGTTGAGCAAAATGGTCTCTTGCCCCAGCAATGATGATGCCTGCCCTGTTCTGGCTCGAACTCGTGTGTCGGGAGCAAATGCGGTCTGCATATCAGCCTAACAATTCTATGACCTGACCGTCCTGGCAGCGTAAAACGCGGGCCGGGTATTTGTTCAGCAAATCGTAGTTATGGGTTGCCATCAGCACGGCAGTTCCAGCGTTATTAATCGCCTGAAATACCTTCATAATCTGGTCAGAAACTGCCGGGTCGAGGTTGCCGGTAGGTTCGTCGGCGATCAGAATCTGCGGTTCGTTGAGCATGGCACGGGCAATGACAACGCGCTGCTGCTCGCCACCCGATAGCTGATGGGGCATTTTTTCTGAGCCGTTCCCAGGCCCACCTGCATCAATACCTCAGCGATGCGGTTGTTCATGTCGGTCTTGTTTTTCCAGCCCGTAGCCCGCAAAACAAACTTCAGGTTGTCTTCGACCGAGCGATCATAAAAGAGCTGAAAATCCTGAAAAACAATCCCGATCTTCCGGCGCAACTGCGGCACGTCGCGGCTTTTAAGGGCATTGAGCTGATAACCAGCTACATTACCTTTGCCGTTTTGCAGCCATAGATCGGCATAGAGCGTTTTCAGCAACGACGACTTTCCACTGCCCGTTCGTCCGATTAGGTATACAAACTCACCCTTGCCAACCTGAAAGGACACATCGCCCAGAATCAATTTTGGGCCCTGGTAAATGTCAGCATGGTCGAGCGTTAGAACAGGATCGGAAGAAAACATAATTCAGTTATCAGCTATCAGCCAACAACCAACAGTGGCACCCTTGAAGCACTGTTGGTTGTTGGCTGTTGATTGGTCACTGTTTAACAGGCAGGTTTGCTTTTTCGTGGTCAGACAGGAACTTGGCAAGACCAATATCGGTAAGTGGGTGATTGAGCAATGCCTTAATCGCGCTGAGGGGAGCCGTCATTACATCGGCACCAATTTCGGCGCATTTGATGATGTGCATCGGGTGACGTACCGATGCCGCCAGTACTTCGGTCGTGTAGCCGTAATTGGTGAAGATGGTTACGATCTGCTCGATCAATTCCATACCATCAGTCGAAATATCGTCTAAACGACCAACGAACGGCGATACGAACGAAGCTCCCGCTTTGGCCGCTACCAATGCCTGACCCGCCGAGAAAATCAGCGTGCAGTTGGTGCGAATGCCTTTTTCTGAAAAATATTTGATGGCTTTGATACCGTCGGCGGTCATCGGGACTTTCACCACAATGTTTTCGTCGAGTTCGGCCAGTTCATCGCCTTCTTTAATCATTTCTTCGTATTTAACCGAAATGACTTCGGCACTAACGTCGCCTTCAACAATCTCGCAGATTTGCTTATAGTGGCGCATTACGGCGTCTTTGCCGGTGATACCCTCTTTCGCCATCAGCGAGGGGTTGGTTGTTAC from Spirosoma montaniterrae encodes:
- a CDS encoding nucleotidyltransferase family protein, which translates into the protein MKPTPELQLLLLTCAFGESTERATQIRRFIQTESLDWPRVIALAERHRLTPFLYYWLRSESDIPAEIVGKLHNECRVIAADNLLKHHHYQTVKQFFNAHGIDHWPLKGIFLAHDVYPESSLRPTGDLDLVINHDDVIRCVTLLRQEGYHLNRKQSLYWQRSPRSVLTDWWEMSLFKPFSAGSQFDIDLHWGVAHIDHHYHLFKLPDLCRDPALLIEQQIVLLVVHHGVNNVWQHIFYLNDLYFLLQKTDLNWFWLLNELRQHDIDRVFLTGLNLCQRYWSLTLPDALLTDVRHERIQVMATACERRWDNPPVSLSRLVLVKLFFFLNAQTRFTRQLRALRTFVVSRIFVPSTFLVGNRMVYVPKELGFLSVIGRGFRSLYRLLVPPAKPV
- a CDS encoding HPr kinase/phosphorylase; this encodes MDVIRHFYSAYGLTIDSEVVLSPLAQISPAPADLFVRYAPITPGPASEPTKIYRAGMQARFAQDGPDRLWLFWPPSLSFMALDGRELLVDANADDPDWIALFTLSEAIGLILFQRGNFLLHGSAVNLSGQGVVFIGEPGAGKSTTAAAFAQQGHALISDDLVCIHIDAAGKPWLIPAFPQLKIWETTVNGLQVAKTHLTPVREGVNKYAWQESLAFASSAVPLSHIFVLQPPDSGRSEPQLLAPSQVPVGLLGHFPLADAMLQGEALRRYFEQSVQLARTVRVATLSRPENFDRLLAFVRGLPATL
- a CDS encoding lasso peptide biosynthesis B2 protein — encoded protein: MKRSSNWFKLRAIGWRKAGLLVKAFSVLLAYKSALFVFPFRYFITPHSTVRTNKPSVGQLNEVVWAVQVVSRRVPFGFTCLVQALSVRWLLRSHPAIELKIGVHKSETGQFTAHAWVEHNQQIIIGEQSDQAFTPILTWT
- a CDS encoding PqqD family protein — encoded protein: MQTAFAPDTRVRARTGQASSLLGQETILLNYEAGTYYELNETGSFIWSLLQNQQPVSVGELETRMLAEFDVEPAICGNELTTFLDDLLREEIIELV
- the fsa gene encoding fructose-6-phosphate aldolase, whose translation is MKFFIDTANLADIREAQQMGILDGVTTNPSLMAKEGITGKDAVMRHYKQICEIVEGDVSAEVISVKYEEMIKEGDELAELDENIVVKVPMTADGIKAIKYFSEKGIRTNCTLIFSAGQALVAAKAGASFVSPFVGRLDDISTDGMELIEQIVTIFTNYGYTTEVLAASVRHPMHIIKCAEIGADVMTAPLSAIKALLNHPLTDIGLAKFLSDHEKANLPVKQ